One genomic region from Leptolyngbyaceae cyanobacterium JSC-12 encodes:
- a CDS encoding HEAT repeat-containing protein (IMG reference gene:2510096109~PFAM: HEAT repeat), producing the protein MRRFFPTALIASALSLSLPLLLPSTAWTKTCTEAQIKIYLKDRADALFECDSNAISQLIKALKSNNVDVRSNAVDALVAHIGIQDKIVVPALVTVLKNQTEDTVTRQSVAYGLSTAAVEADVAVPILLETLQEKDAAVRGAAAYALRRSGTKAKVVIPALVKALEDRNASARSNAAIALAEIEADTGMAIPALVKALKDENAAVRSYAAYALSKYDDTYRVAIPGLVAALSDKYAHVRANAAYGIRAIGVEDKTAIAPLIKLLKDKNTSVRSSAAYALGLFSTEPNAVLPVLIDTLKDSNFEVRKSASRSLITIAAEQSANATTMPQTDEALKVVTSIKQALATPALKNDAYIEEYRESVERSLESLQHKRQLFLLKSVGQWVAAGKEVWLAHAAFWLALILVYPKSPQVQAIFFWNPWMRKLMGLGYVGFALTWVPFLRRKLFEPFRASLLADAGLENFKPSAYFKQSTVKSQSSGEVQPIQQAILDFKGQLVLEGASGLGKTMFLRHLCQQSKRVVAYLPATKCADGVIEAIQKKLHGEEIKDARFLQNLIYSGALAICIDGLNEVSAETRAKIVEFTENYFKGDIILATQPMEWTPPATAKRYVMQPLQTAQIQEFLVSRQSLIPSEAPVKGAAYEQACDRYLTQAMNSPQSPEELEATQRILSNPMDLTVVASVIVNDKQPDLVRLQEQQYQVMAEDYQTKHLDREFPLDEFSETVYQLRCSDAAALPEDPFLDEILCMARHKMVVSRQSIQPDGKPTKEWYFRHDKIAEFFILQTFLAHPERQEQHLGDPQFRGVYFMLASFLTLNDAIALREMLIQYAADTKDHTVSDSFIKLLRTRSAVAA; encoded by the coding sequence ATGCGACGCTTTTTCCCCACTGCTTTGATTGCGAGCGCTCTTAGCCTGTCATTGCCTTTGCTGTTGCCCAGCACCGCCTGGACAAAAACTTGCACAGAAGCACAGATTAAAATCTACCTCAAGGATCGCGCTGATGCATTGTTTGAATGTGATTCAAACGCGATTTCTCAACTGATTAAGGCTCTCAAGAGTAATAACGTGGATGTTCGCAGCAATGCTGTGGATGCTTTGGTTGCTCATATTGGAATTCAAGACAAGATTGTGGTTCCAGCATTAGTCACGGTTTTGAAAAATCAAACTGAAGATACCGTAACTCGTCAGTCTGTTGCCTATGGACTTTCAACTGCCGCTGTTGAAGCAGATGTTGCAGTTCCTATCTTGTTGGAAACTCTCCAGGAGAAAGACGCTGCAGTTCGTGGGGCTGCCGCCTATGCACTTAGACGTTCTGGTACCAAAGCCAAAGTTGTGATTCCTGCTTTGGTCAAAGCGCTTGAAGACCGCAATGCTAGTGCTCGTAGCAATGCTGCTATTGCTTTAGCAGAAATTGAAGCAGATACCGGGATGGCAATTCCTGCATTAGTCAAAGCCCTGAAAGATGAGAATGCTGCTGTCCGTAGCTACGCTGCCTATGCCTTAAGCAAGTACGACGATACCTACAGGGTTGCAATTCCCGGACTCGTAGCAGCTCTCAGTGATAAATATGCCCATGTTCGAGCAAATGCTGCTTATGGCATAAGAGCGATCGGTGTAGAAGATAAGACTGCCATTGCGCCACTAATCAAGCTGTTAAAAGATAAAAATACCTCTGTTCGCAGCAGTGCTGCCTATGCATTAGGGCTTTTTAGTACCGAGCCGAATGCTGTGTTGCCTGTGTTGATTGACACACTGAAAGACAGCAATTTTGAAGTTCGCAAGTCGGCATCGCGATCGCTGATCACTATTGCAGCTGAACAATCTGCTAATGCCACAACCATGCCGCAGACTGATGAGGCGCTGAAGGTAGTTACTAGCATTAAACAAGCTTTGGCAACTCCAGCCCTGAAAAACGATGCCTACATTGAGGAGTATCGGGAAAGTGTGGAGCGATCGCTAGAATCGTTGCAACACAAGCGGCAGTTGTTTCTACTGAAATCAGTAGGGCAATGGGTTGCCGCCGGGAAAGAGGTTTGGCTGGCTCATGCTGCGTTTTGGCTGGCGCTGATTTTGGTCTATCCCAAGTCGCCGCAGGTGCAAGCCATCTTTTTCTGGAATCCCTGGATGCGGAAGCTTATGGGCTTGGGCTATGTGGGCTTTGCCTTAACCTGGGTGCCGTTTCTACGCCGCAAGCTATTTGAGCCGTTTCGAGCGTCATTGCTGGCAGATGCGGGTTTGGAAAACTTTAAGCCGAGCGCTTATTTTAAGCAATCAACCGTTAAAAGCCAGAGTTCGGGAGAGGTGCAACCGATTCAGCAAGCCATTCTAGACTTCAAAGGGCAACTTGTCCTGGAAGGGGCATCCGGCTTGGGAAAAACAATGTTTCTTAGGCATTTATGCCAGCAGTCGAAGCGGGTGGTCGCCTATCTGCCAGCAACCAAGTGTGCCGATGGGGTGATTGAGGCAATTCAGAAAAAATTGCACGGCGAAGAAATCAAAGATGCCCGATTTTTACAGAATTTGATTTACAGCGGCGCTTTAGCGATTTGCATTGATGGGCTGAACGAAGTGAGTGCTGAGACACGGGCAAAAATTGTGGAGTTTACAGAGAATTACTTCAAAGGCGACATTATTCTGGCAACTCAGCCGATGGAGTGGACACCCCCAGCGACTGCTAAACGATATGTGATGCAGCCATTGCAAACCGCGCAAATTCAGGAGTTTTTAGTGTCTCGCCAATCGTTAATTCCTAGTGAAGCTCCAGTCAAGGGGGCAGCCTATGAGCAAGCATGCGATCGCTATTTGACACAAGCCATGAACTCGCCACAATCCCCCGAAGAACTTGAAGCTACTCAACGCATTCTCTCCAATCCTATGGATCTCACTGTGGTGGCATCGGTGATTGTGAATGATAAACAGCCCGATCTGGTTCGTTTGCAAGAACAGCAGTATCAAGTGATGGCGGAAGATTATCAGACTAAACATCTGGATCGAGAATTTCCCCTGGATGAATTTTCTGAGACGGTATACCAACTCCGATGCAGCGATGCAGCCGCCTTACCTGAAGACCCATTTTTAGACGAAATTCTTTGTATGGCGCGGCACAAAATGGTGGTCAGCCGCCAGTCGATTCAGCCAGATGGCAAGCCAACCAAGGAGTGGTACTTCCGCCATGATAAAATCGCAGAGTTTTTTATTCTGCAGACGTTTTTAGCCCATCCAGAACGGCAGGAACAGCATTTGGGCGATCCACAGTTTCGGGGTGTGTACTTTATGTTGGCGAGTTTTCTCACCTTAAACGATGCGATCGCCCTGCGCGAAATGTTGATTCAATACGCAGCTGATACCAAAGATCACACGGTTAGTGATTCTTTCATCAAACTGTTACGCACTCGCAGCGCAGTTGCAGCTTAG
- a CDS encoding hypothetical protein (IMG reference gene:2510096110) has protein sequence MMNSALFGLGLSLALVGITPVTTWAQANHTPQTIAQEGSQAAKTHILDLGVNTAQLQQMKALRMKMVMPRNVPPGFKFAGFTTRTDQRFGPSYLMVYRKGSVCFGIEGTSGGIGSVPPGNSTHMVKNAVLGRGAIEQQASDPQLIGQWMGRGPFYRFVGANYTFNGGAELAGCQNVTAKEAVFVSEALRYLDLETDVLLPTPVAGANSPTSTVVKYPDHKELNEFRSKLKSGAFGNGVKLSAADRNQRQSYQATWAKVNPTGAKFAGAWVAGDRYYYVYPSKVKSRVCVVTLNNGKYEFSNGQSIRRELRYQSHGLFWIDRADVLAARDSGTGQLYPIFATQSAPNPAELANFDFGFRHAECTTELP, from the coding sequence ATGATGAATAGCGCTCTGTTTGGATTGGGATTGAGTCTGGCATTAGTGGGCATTACCCCTGTAACAACCTGGGCACAGGCAAACCATACCCCTCAAACCATTGCTCAGGAAGGTTCTCAGGCAGCTAAAACGCATATTTTAGATTTGGGCGTAAATACCGCACAACTGCAACAAATGAAGGCGCTGCGGATGAAAATGGTGATGCCCAGAAATGTTCCGCCAGGGTTCAAGTTTGCTGGTTTTACAACACGGACGGACCAGCGATTTGGACCTAGTTATTTGATGGTGTATCGCAAAGGCTCAGTCTGTTTTGGGATTGAAGGGACTAGTGGTGGCATTGGTAGTGTTCCACCTGGGAATTCTACTCATATGGTGAAAAATGCAGTGTTGGGACGAGGTGCGATCGAGCAGCAAGCCAGCGACCCGCAGTTGATTGGGCAATGGATGGGGAGAGGCCCCTTTTATCGATTTGTAGGAGCCAACTATACCTTTAACGGTGGTGCTGAACTGGCAGGTTGCCAAAACGTAACTGCCAAAGAAGCCGTGTTTGTCTCAGAAGCTCTGCGTTATCTGGATCTGGAGACAGATGTGCTGCTGCCGACTCCGGTTGCGGGTGCTAACTCTCCTACTTCCACAGTGGTCAAATATCCCGATCACAAAGAGTTAAATGAATTTCGCAGCAAGTTGAAATCGGGCGCATTTGGCAATGGTGTAAAGTTGTCTGCTGCCGATCGCAACCAGCGCCAGAGCTACCAGGCAACTTGGGCAAAGGTGAACCCGACTGGAGCCAAGTTTGCGGGTGCCTGGGTCGCAGGCGATCGCTACTACTACGTGTATCCTTCCAAAGTCAAAAGCCGTGTTTGCGTAGTCACCTTAAATAACGGCAAATATGAATTTTCCAACGGTCAATCCATCAGGCGAGAATTACGTTATCAATCCCACGGACTATTTTGGATTGATCGAGCAGATGTCCTGGCTGCACGCGACTCAGGTACTGGACAACTTTACCCCATCTTTGCAACTCAGTCTGCACCGAATCCTGCCGAACTTGCCAATTTTGACTTCGGCTTCCGTCATGCGGAATGTACAACTGAGTTGCCATAG
- a CDS encoding putative phosphohydrolase (IMG reference gene:2510096111~PFAM: Calcineurin-like phosphoesterase): MHKLLTGALSVEHLQIPIAGLSNQLKGLRLVQLSDFHFDGIRLSKELLGEAIAACNAAQPDLILLTGDFITDDPAPIHDLAYHLTSLKSQVGIYAVLGNHDIRYSHSRPEITRALEKSGIQVLWNEVAYPLGEELAIVGLADYWSREFQPAPVFAQVRTETPRLVLSHNPDTAEHLRKWRVDLQLSGHTHGGQVFVPGIGNMAHHTSTFYRNLPQRVKQWVPLLKECAQTMKHWEWAQGLHQVGENQLYVNRGLGTYLPGRVCCPPEVTVVTLVATPSY; the protein is encoded by the coding sequence ATGCATAAGTTATTGACAGGCGCGTTAAGCGTTGAACACTTGCAAATTCCCATTGCTGGATTGTCAAACCAGTTAAAAGGTTTGCGGCTTGTCCAATTATCGGACTTCCATTTTGATGGAATTCGGCTATCAAAAGAACTTTTAGGAGAGGCGATCGCAGCCTGCAATGCTGCCCAACCTGACCTAATTCTGCTCACCGGAGACTTCATTACAGATGATCCAGCACCGATTCATGATCTTGCTTACCATTTGACCAGCTTAAAAAGTCAAGTTGGCATCTATGCAGTGCTGGGCAATCACGATATTCGCTACTCGCACTCACGTCCAGAAATTACCCGAGCTTTGGAAAAGAGCGGCATTCAGGTGTTGTGGAATGAAGTGGCATATCCGCTAGGAGAGGAATTAGCGATCGTTGGACTGGCAGATTATTGGTCGCGGGAATTTCAGCCTGCCCCCGTTTTTGCCCAGGTTCGCACAGAAACGCCGCGCCTTGTGTTGTCTCACAATCCTGACACTGCAGAACATTTGAGGAAGTGGCGAGTAGATTTGCAACTGTCGGGACATACCCACGGTGGGCAAGTGTTTGTTCCAGGGATTGGCAATATGGCGCATCATACTTCCACCTTTTATCGAAACTTACCACAGCGGGTAAAGCAATGGGTGCCCTTGCTCAAAGAATGTGCTCAAACTATGAAGCACTGGGAATGGGCACAGGGATTACATCAGGTGGGGGAAAATCAACTCTATGTGAATCGTGGTTTAGGAACCTATCTTCCGGGACGAGTGTGCTGTCCGCCAGAGGTGACGGTGGTGACTCTGGTCGCAACTCCATCTTATTGA
- a CDS encoding putative low-complexity protein (IMG reference gene:2510096112~PFAM: Pentapeptide repeats (8 copies)), giving the protein MNANELLQRYAAGERNFDTVDLSGVNLRQADLRGASLRKAVLFEADLTGANLVDVELHGVALRHTNLTAACLAGVKLVGADLSAAQLVRADLSGANLWRSLLRNANLHAANLERTNLHAANLVEADLTTARLSHANLAEANLSDADLTGATLRWVNGVEAMFSRSRLRGVDLEQADLKKAVLVEVDLSRANLEAANLSGANLGRALLEGVNLIGANLTQANLIEARLSLAEMRGAKLDQAELTKANLTEADLSWASFRGTNLSAATLHKAVMVDVVLDAAILRGADFSDATIDPACLNQSSLTWVILPSGVLQISSLAKNL; this is encoded by the coding sequence ATGAACGCGAATGAACTCCTGCAACGCTATGCCGCAGGAGAACGGAATTTTGACACGGTTGATTTAAGTGGCGTGAATTTGCGTCAGGCAGACTTGAGAGGGGCAAGTTTGAGAAAGGCGGTGTTGTTTGAGGCAGATCTCACAGGTGCGAATTTGGTAGATGTTGAATTGCACGGGGTGGCACTCAGACACACGAACTTGACAGCAGCGTGTTTGGCTGGGGTGAAGCTGGTAGGTGCAGATTTGTCTGCCGCACAACTGGTTAGGGCGGATTTGAGTGGGGCAAATTTGTGGCGATCGCTGCTACGAAATGCCAATCTTCATGCTGCTAATCTGGAGCGTACCAATCTCCATGCTGCCAATTTAGTCGAAGCCGATTTAACAACTGCCCGTCTCAGTCACGCCAATTTAGCCGAAGCGAATTTGAGCGATGCTGATTTAACTGGAGCAACCTTGAGATGGGTGAATGGGGTAGAGGCGATGTTTTCGCGATCGCGCCTGCGCGGTGTCGATCTTGAGCAAGCCGATCTCAAAAAGGCCGTGTTGGTCGAAGTGGATTTGAGCCGTGCCAATTTGGAAGCTGCTAATTTGAGTGGGGCAAATCTAGGGCGAGCCTTACTGGAAGGGGTCAACTTAATTGGAGCAAACCTGACACAAGCTAACCTGATTGAAGCCCGCTTGAGCCTAGCAGAGATGCGCGGAGCCAAACTTGATCAGGCAGAATTAACCAAAGCTAATTTGACAGAAGCGGATTTAAGCTGGGCAAGTTTTCGGGGAACTAATTTGAGCGCTGCGACCCTGCATAAAGCGGTAATGGTAGATGTGGTGCTCGATGCTGCCATTTTGCGAGGAGCCGATTTCAGCGATGCCACAATTGATCCTGCCTGTTTAAATCAGTCCAGCCTGACCTGGGTCATTCTGCCGTCGGGTGTACTGCAAATCTCTTCTCTGGCAAAAAACCTTTAA
- a CDS encoding catalase/peroxidase HPI (IMG reference gene:2510096113~PFAM: Peroxidase~TIGRFAM: catalase/peroxidase HPI), which produces MSSESGCPFTNGGQKLKARHIPTNRDWWPNSLNLHVLHQHSPQSNPMGEEFNYAEEFKSLDLNAVRQDIYKLMTTSQDWWPADYGHYGPLFIRMAWHSAGTYRIGDGRGGAGSGSQRFEPLNSWPDNANLDKARMLLWPIKQKYGKKISWADLMIFAGNCALESMGFKTLGFAGGRVDIWEPEEDIYWGSEKTWLGNERYEGDHVLLNPLAAVQMGLIYVNPEGPDGEPDPIGSGRDIRETFKRMAMNDAETVALTAGGHTFGKCHGAAAATHVGPEPGGAPIVEQGLGWKSTYNTGVGVDAITSGIEGAWTPTPTQWDNSYLETLFKYDWELTKSPAGAWQWKPKGDAGAGTVPDAHDPSKRHAPIMTTADMAMRMDPIYEPIARHYLDHPDEFADAFAKAWFKLTHRDMGPRSRYLGPEVPEEEFLWQDPIPAVDHELIDEQDIAALKTKILASGLSISQLVSTAWASASTFRCSDMRGGANGARIRLAPQKDWEVNQPAQLALVLQTLERIQQEFNSSQSGEKRVSLADLIVLGGCAGVEQAAKKAGYDVMVPFKPGRMDALQEKTDVESFAVLEPTADGFRNYFSGKHSESPEELLIDRAQLLSLTAPQMTVLLGGLRVLGANYGGSKHGVFTHRPETLTNDFFVNLLDLGTRWKATSEAEYEFEGRDRKTGELKWTATRVDLIFGSNSQLRALAEVYGSQDSQPKFVQDFVAAWDKVMNLDRFDLA; this is translated from the coding sequence ATGAGCAGCGAAAGTGGATGCCCATTTACAAATGGGGGTCAGAAGCTTAAAGCTCGTCATATACCGACGAACCGGGACTGGTGGCCAAATTCTTTAAATCTACATGTTCTCCACCAGCACTCACCCCAGTCAAATCCAATGGGTGAGGAATTCAACTACGCAGAGGAGTTCAAAAGTCTCGACTTAAATGCCGTGAGGCAGGATATCTATAAGCTGATGACCACCTCTCAGGACTGGTGGCCCGCCGACTACGGTCATTATGGACCACTCTTCATTCGGATGGCGTGGCACAGCGCAGGCACCTATCGGATTGGTGACGGTCGCGGTGGCGCAGGTTCAGGTAGTCAACGGTTTGAACCGCTCAACAGTTGGCCTGACAATGCCAACCTCGACAAGGCACGCATGTTGCTCTGGCCCATTAAACAGAAATACGGCAAGAAAATCTCCTGGGCTGACTTGATGATCTTCGCGGGTAATTGTGCCCTGGAGTCGATGGGCTTCAAAACTCTGGGCTTTGCGGGTGGGCGCGTCGATATCTGGGAACCAGAGGAAGACATTTACTGGGGTTCTGAGAAAACCTGGCTCGGCAATGAGCGTTATGAAGGCGATCACGTACTCCTAAATCCCCTCGCTGCTGTTCAGATGGGTCTAATTTATGTCAACCCGGAAGGGCCAGACGGCGAACCTGATCCGATTGGCTCAGGGCGCGATATTCGCGAAACCTTTAAGCGGATGGCGATGAACGATGCCGAAACGGTGGCACTCACGGCTGGTGGGCATACTTTTGGCAAATGTCATGGTGCGGCTGCAGCAACACACGTTGGTCCTGAGCCTGGGGGTGCTCCTATCGTCGAGCAGGGGCTGGGCTGGAAGAGTACCTACAACACAGGTGTCGGAGTTGATGCAATCACTAGTGGAATTGAAGGGGCATGGACTCCAACTCCAACACAATGGGACAATAGCTATCTTGAAACCCTGTTTAAGTATGACTGGGAATTAACCAAGAGTCCTGCTGGTGCGTGGCAATGGAAGCCTAAAGGGGATGCTGGCGCGGGTACGGTACCCGACGCGCACGATCCGTCGAAACGGCACGCTCCGATAATGACCACGGCAGACATGGCGATGAGAATGGATCCTATTTATGAGCCGATCGCACGGCATTATCTGGACCATCCAGATGAGTTCGCTGATGCATTCGCCAAAGCATGGTTTAAGCTGACCCATCGTGATATGGGACCGCGATCGCGCTATCTTGGACCAGAGGTGCCAGAGGAAGAGTTCTTGTGGCAAGATCCTATCCCCGCAGTCGATCATGAATTGATTGATGAGCAGGACATCGCCGCTCTTAAAACCAAGATCCTCGCTTCAGGACTGTCTATCTCCCAACTGGTTTCGACTGCCTGGGCATCTGCATCCACGTTCCGCTGCTCTGACATGCGCGGTGGGGCAAACGGGGCACGTATTCGTCTCGCACCGCAAAAGGATTGGGAAGTTAACCAGCCAGCCCAGTTGGCACTGGTACTACAAACCTTAGAAAGAATCCAACAGGAGTTCAACAGTTCGCAGTCTGGTGAGAAGCGGGTTTCGCTGGCTGACCTGATTGTTTTAGGCGGATGTGCAGGTGTCGAACAAGCCGCGAAGAAGGCTGGATATGATGTGATGGTTCCTTTCAAACCCGGACGCATGGATGCATTACAAGAGAAAACAGATGTCGAGTCTTTTGCTGTGCTTGAGCCAACCGCAGACGGGTTCCGTAATTACTTCAGTGGCAAACATAGTGAATCCCCTGAAGAGTTGTTGATTGATCGGGCGCAATTGCTGTCCTTGACCGCCCCTCAGATGACGGTGCTCCTAGGTGGCTTGCGGGTTCTGGGTGCGAACTATGGCGGATCTAAACACGGCGTTTTCACCCATCGCCCAGAGACCCTGACCAATGACTTCTTCGTGAACTTGCTCGACTTGGGCACAAGGTGGAAAGCAACTTCTGAAGCTGAATATGAGTTTGAGGGGCGCGATCGCAAAACCGGCGAACTCAAGTGGACGGCGACCCGTGTTGACCTTATCTTCGGCTCAAACTCTCAGCTTCGTGCCCTCGCAGAAGTCTATGGATCTCAGGACTCACAGCCGAAGTTTGTGCAAGACTTTGTGGCAGCGTGGGATAAGGTGATGAACCTTGATCGCTTTGACCTCGCCTAG
- a CDS encoding superoxide dismutase (IMG reference gene:2510096114~PFAM: Iron/manganese superoxide dismutases, alpha-hairpin domain; Iron/manganese superoxide dismutases, C-terminal domain): MAFEQPPLPFAKDALEPYGMKAETFDYHYGKHHKAYVDNLNKMTEGTDLATMSLEDVIQVTYKDASKQGVFNNAAQVWNHTFFWNCLKPGGGGAPTGELAERINKDFGSFDKFKEEFSNAAATQFGSGWAWLVEDNGTLKVTKTPNAVNPIAEGQKPLLTLDVWEHAYYIDFRNARPAFIANFLDKLVNWDFVAANLAA, translated from the coding sequence ATGGCATTTGAACAGCCTCCCCTCCCCTTTGCGAAAGACGCTCTAGAGCCGTATGGCATGAAAGCCGAAACCTTCGACTATCACTACGGCAAACACCACAAAGCCTACGTTGATAACCTCAACAAAATGACCGAAGGTACTGACCTAGCAACAATGTCTTTGGAAGATGTGATTCAAGTGACCTACAAAGATGCCAGCAAGCAAGGTGTATTTAACAACGCGGCGCAAGTTTGGAACCACACCTTTTTCTGGAATTGCCTGAAACCAGGTGGTGGCGGTGCTCCCACGGGTGAACTAGCAGAGCGTATTAACAAAGACTTTGGCAGCTTTGACAAGTTCAAAGAAGAATTTTCCAATGCTGCTGCTACCCAATTTGGTAGCGGTTGGGCATGGTTGGTGGAAGATAATGGCACCCTGAAAGTGACCAAAACCCCCAATGCTGTGAACCCGATCGCTGAAGGTCAAAAGCCGCTACTGACTCTGGATGTATGGGAACATGCCTATTACATCGATTTCCGCAACGCTCGTCCCGCCTTTATTGCCAATTTCCTCGATAAGTTGGTGAACTGGGACTTTGTTGCTGCTAACCTGGCGGCTTAG